The Glutamicibacter mishrai DNA window ACGCAGGGACCGCGCTGCAACTTTCGTTGTTGCTGCACGATCCCTGCGCGATGTCCTGACCGTCGCCTAGGCGTTGACGTTCAACGCCGCCAGCACACGCTCGGTCACTTCGTCGATCGCGCCCAGGCCGTCGACCTTGCGCACGATGCCGCGTTCCTCATAGCGCTCCACAACGACGCGGGTCTCTTCGTTGTACAGGCTCAGGCGGTGGCGGATGACCTCTTCGGTGTCATCTGCTCGGCCTTCGATCTCAGCGCGCTTGAGCAGGCGGGCCACCAGTTCATCGTCATCGGCGGTCAGCTGCAGCACAGCGTCCAGGGCGATGCCCTTGTTGGCCAGCATGGCGTCCAGCGCGTCGACCTGTGCGCTGGTGCGCGGGTAGCCGTCGAGCAGGAAGCCCTGGGCGACGTCGTCC harbors:
- a CDS encoding adenylate kinase, producing MSRLLIIGPPGAGKGTQAVKISERLEIVAISTGDIFRANVKGGTPLGIEASKYIDNGDFVPDSVTNNMVEDRLNQDDVAQGFLLDGYPRTSAQVDALDAMLANKGIALDAVLQLTADDDELVARLLKRAEIEGRADDTEEVIRHRLSLYNEETRVVVERYEERGIVRKVDGLGAIDEVTERVLAALNVNA